One Phocoena phocoena chromosome 5, mPhoPho1.1, whole genome shotgun sequence genomic region harbors:
- the GIMD1 gene encoding GTPase IMAP family member GIMD1, which produces MMDSNKMTINLALFGMTQSGKSSAGNILLGSTDFHSSFAPCSVTKDCSLGRSCHFHSFMRRGGQEVTLQVQVLDTPGYPHSRLSKKHVKQEVREALAHHFGQEGLHLALLVQRVDVPLCEQEESSPVQMIQELLGHAWKNYTAILFTHAEKIEEAGFNEDEYLHEASDTLLTLLNSIQHRYIFQYKKGNSLNEQRLKTLERIMEFIKENCYQVLTFK; this is translated from the exons ATGATGGACTCCAATAAGATGACCATCAACTTGGCCCTCTTTGGCATGACTCAAAGTGGAAAAAGTTCTGCTGGGAACATTCTTCTGGGAAGCACTGACTTCCACAGCAGCTTTGCTCCATGTTCTGTGACCAAAGATTGCAGTCTGGGCCGCAGTTGTCACTTCCACAGCTTCATGCGTCGAGGGGGGCAAGAGGTAACCCTGCAGGTCCAGGTGCTGGACACTCCAGGTTATCCGCACAGCAGGCTGAGCAAGAAGCATGTGAAGCAGGAGGTCAGGGAGGCCCTGGCACATCACTTTGGGCAAGAGGGTCTGCACCTTGCACTGCTGGTCCAGAGGGTGGATGTGCCTCTATGTGAACAGGAAGAATCTTCCCCAGTCCAGATGATCCAG GAACTTCTGGGACATGCTTGGAAGAATTACACTGCCATTCTTTTCACCCATgcagagaaaatagaagaggcTGGGTTCAATGAAGATGAATACTTACATGAGGCCTCTGATACATTGCTAACTCTACTAAATTCTATTCAGCACAGATATATTTTCCAGTATAAAAAAGGAAACTCACTTAATGAACAAAGACTAAAAACCTTAGAAAGAATCAtggaatttataaaagaaaattgttaCCAAGTTCTTACCTTTAAATGA